Proteins encoded by one window of Clostridium perfringens:
- the greA gene encoding transcription elongation factor GreA, whose product MSEKKHIMTYEGVKKLEDELEYLKTVKRKEITEKIKVALGYGDLSENSEYDEAKNEQAFTEGRIIQLENMLKNAVVVDESEISTDIVTVGSIVKVMDFDFDEEVEYSIVGSAEADPMNFKISNESPVGEGLMGKKVGDVVEIEVPGGTTKFEVLGIRR is encoded by the coding sequence ATGAGCGAAAAGAAACATATAATGACATATGAAGGTGTTAAAAAATTAGAAGATGAATTAGAATATCTTAAAACAGTAAAAAGAAAAGAAATAACTGAAAAGATAAAAGTTGCTTTAGGATACGGAGATTTAAGTGAGAACTCAGAATATGATGAAGCTAAAAATGAGCAAGCTTTCACTGAAGGAAGAATAATTCAGTTAGAAAACATGCTTAAAAATGCTGTTGTTGTTGATGAGTCAGAAATATCAACAGATATAGTTACAGTTGGATCAATCGTTAAGGTTATGGACTTTGATTTTGATGAAGAAGTTGAGTATTCAATAGTTGGTTCAGCAGAAGCAGATCCAATGAACTTTAAGATATCAAATGAATCACCAGTTGGTGAAGGGTTAATGGGTAAAAAAGTTGGAGATGTTGTAGAGATAGAAGTACCAGGAGGAACTACTAAGTTCGAAGTTCTTGGAATAAGAAGATAG